In a genomic window of Maridesulfovibrio ferrireducens:
- the tpx gene encoding thiol peroxidase produces the protein MSERTGVITFQGNPLTLIGAEVKVGDKASDFSVTDNGLAPKTLADYKGKVLILSAVPSLDTPVCDMETRRFNNEAAKLSDDIAILTLSMDLPFAQARWCGAAGVEAVKTLSDHKDASFGEGYGVLIKELRLLSRAVFVVGKNGVVEYVQYLKEITEEPDYDAALAAATKLV, from the coding sequence ATGAGTGAAAGAACCGGAGTAATAACTTTTCAAGGCAATCCTCTCACCCTTATCGGGGCTGAAGTTAAAGTTGGAGACAAGGCGTCTGATTTCAGCGTGACTGATAACGGTTTGGCTCCCAAAACTCTTGCTGATTATAAAGGCAAAGTGCTGATACTCAGCGCTGTTCCATCGCTTGATACTCCTGTGTGCGATATGGAAACCCGCAGATTCAATAATGAAGCTGCAAAGCTGAGTGATGATATTGCAATCCTGACTCTCAGCATGGACCTGCCATTTGCACAGGCGCGCTGGTGCGGAGCCGCCGGAGTTGAGGCTGTTAAAACTCTCTCCGATCATAAAGACGCATCTTTCGGTGAAGGGTATGGCGTGTTGATTAAAGAATTGCGTCTGCTCAGCAGGGCTGTGTTTGTTGTTGGTAAAAACGGTGTGGTTGAATATGTTCAGTACTTGAAAGAAATCACAGAAGAACCTGATTACGACGCAGCCCTCGCTGCCGCTACGAAACTCGTTTAG
- a CDS encoding FmdE family protein: MNLEAAVTLKTDIPSHDDSIGSYTYEEFFEAARRFHGYPAPGLMLGGYMMEEARKHLPEGTIFDAVSETSWCLPDAVQMLTFCSVGNGWLKIKNLGVYALSLYDKYTGKGIRIRVDPTKLDAWPEVKSWFYKLKPKKEQDTERLQSEIRQAGASLCSLETIQMKPEVMGHRSKGGITTCPLCGDAYPGSFGAICRTCQGEGPYLERKSSRNLIVDNLPHGLKSVPLSEAVGKTAVHDMTRIVPGKSKGPEFFKDHNFSAGDVCRLQLIGKNHIYVDEGDIPDGEWVHENEVAETFGRIMAGEGVIQAGLPREGKVTLVAEQDGLLVTDLEMMNRFNLVPDVMVAARKSGSLVKKGTRFAGTRAIPLYLSRNNFSKAVSSLNGDPLFKIAPLRKAKVGLLITGDEVFSGLIEDKFEAIITAKVQALGSEVVRTVIGPDSRDCIRDAAKSLMDEGCDLIITTAGMSVDPDDVTRHGLVDAGVTDLLYGAPVLPGTMLLLARAGDVQIIGVPACALFFKSTSLDLVLPRVLAGQTLTRKDLAAFADGGYCMECKTCTFPKCPFGK; the protein is encoded by the coding sequence ATGAACCTTGAAGCCGCCGTAACATTAAAAACAGACATCCCCTCACATGATGATTCTATTGGGTCTTATACCTACGAAGAGTTCTTTGAAGCCGCTCGGAGGTTTCATGGATATCCCGCCCCGGGACTGATGCTTGGTGGGTATATGATGGAAGAAGCTCGTAAGCATCTTCCTGAGGGAACTATATTTGATGCCGTTAGCGAAACGTCATGGTGTTTGCCGGATGCCGTGCAGATGCTTACTTTTTGCAGTGTCGGTAACGGCTGGCTCAAGATCAAAAATCTCGGCGTTTATGCTCTTTCACTCTACGACAAATATACTGGCAAAGGCATCCGTATTCGGGTTGACCCCACTAAACTTGATGCTTGGCCTGAAGTTAAATCATGGTTCTATAAGTTAAAGCCTAAAAAAGAGCAGGATACTGAAAGACTGCAATCTGAAATTCGTCAGGCGGGAGCTTCCTTATGTTCGCTGGAAACAATTCAGATGAAGCCCGAAGTTATGGGTCATCGCAGTAAGGGCGGCATAACTACTTGTCCTCTTTGTGGAGATGCTTATCCCGGATCCTTCGGTGCTATCTGCCGGACCTGTCAGGGAGAAGGGCCATATCTTGAACGGAAGTCCAGTCGTAATTTAATAGTTGATAACCTGCCTCATGGCCTTAAATCTGTTCCTCTCAGTGAAGCTGTGGGTAAAACAGCCGTTCATGACATGACGCGTATTGTCCCTGGTAAAAGCAAAGGGCCTGAGTTCTTTAAAGATCATAATTTCAGTGCCGGAGATGTCTGTCGGTTACAGCTTATCGGCAAAAATCATATTTATGTAGATGAAGGTGATATTCCCGATGGTGAGTGGGTTCATGAAAATGAAGTTGCTGAAACCTTTGGACGTATCATGGCGGGAGAAGGAGTCATTCAGGCTGGTCTTCCGCGAGAAGGTAAGGTCACTTTGGTGGCGGAGCAAGATGGTCTTCTCGTTACTGATCTTGAAATGATGAATCGATTTAATTTAGTACCTGATGTCATGGTCGCGGCTCGAAAAAGTGGGTCTCTTGTAAAAAAAGGTACTCGTTTTGCGGGAACCAGAGCTATTCCTCTTTATTTATCCCGAAATAATTTTTCCAAAGCTGTTTCTTCATTGAATGGCGATCCCTTATTTAAAATTGCTCCACTGCGTAAAGCTAAAGTCGGATTGCTTATTACCGGAGATGAAGTTTTTAGCGGGCTGATTGAGGATAAATTCGAAGCAATTATTACTGCCAAAGTTCAGGCTCTGGGCAGTGAAGTAGTTCGCACCGTGATTGGACCGGACAGCCGGGACTGTATTCGCGACGCAGCCAAGTCTCTTATGGACGAGGGCTGTGATTTGATTATCACCACAGCCGGAATGTCAGTAGATCCCGATGATGTGACACGACATGGACTGGTGGACGCCGGCGTAACAGATCTTCTTTATGGAGCCCCGGTTCTGCCGGGAACTATGTTGTTGCTTGCCCGCGCAGGTGATGTTCAGATTATAGGTGTTCCTGCTTGTGCATTGTTCTTTAAGAGCACCAGTCTTGATCTTGTTCTTCCTCGCGTGTTGGCCGGACAGACCTTAACCCGCAAAGATCTCGCCGCATTTGCTGATGGCGGATATTGTATGGAATGCAAGACCTGTACGTTTCCTAAATGTCCATTTGGGAAATAA
- a CDS encoding ATP-binding cassette domain-containing protein: MTLHLDIRKKLANFTLDVSLSCPAGTLTAIVGPSGAGKSTLIRIISGLDLPDEGTVSLGGTCWNDTSKKFHATPQKRGLGLVFQEYTLFPHLTVRKNVAFAAVDKNCVQDLLNKFGIAHIADRKPSGISGGERQRAAFCQALAREPVLLLLDEPFSALDIATRESLRRELRDLKKDLNIPMIHVTHDLEEAYYLADKIFVMENGVASPQWLERQNSRRNMNFIVPNQYELVENM; the protein is encoded by the coding sequence ATGACTCTCCATTTAGATATTCGCAAAAAACTTGCAAACTTTACTCTGGACGTCTCACTTTCCTGTCCGGCGGGAACTCTTACCGCCATTGTCGGCCCGTCCGGAGCAGGCAAAAGCACTTTGATCAGAATCATTTCAGGTTTAGATCTTCCTGATGAAGGAACCGTGTCGCTCGGAGGAACTTGCTGGAACGATACTTCAAAAAAATTCCATGCCACACCTCAAAAGAGAGGTTTAGGACTGGTTTTTCAAGAATACACATTGTTTCCCCATCTGACGGTTCGCAAAAATGTAGCCTTTGCGGCAGTGGACAAAAACTGTGTTCAAGATCTGTTGAATAAATTCGGTATTGCCCACATTGCCGATCGCAAACCATCCGGGATTTCCGGAGGGGAAAGACAACGTGCGGCCTTTTGTCAGGCTCTGGCGCGTGAACCTGTTTTACTGCTACTTGATGAGCCTTTCTCGGCTCTTGATATTGCAACCCGCGAATCTTTGCGGCGTGAACTGAGAGATCTGAAAAAAGATCTGAATATTCCAATGATTCACGTCACTCATGATCTGGAAGAAGCTTACTACCTCGCAGACAAGATATTTGTAATGGAAAACGGAGTTGCCTCCCCTCAATGGCTGGAGCGGCAAAATTCACGCCGGAATATGAACTTTATCGTTCCTAATCAATATGAACTCGTGGAGAACATGTAA
- the modB gene encoding molybdate ABC transporter permease subunit: protein MDFSPLVLSVKLALATTLLIPIVAAPTAYILAFCRFRGKSLIDAIVSLPMVLPPTVLGFGLLILMGPHGPLGKLWKDATDERMVFSFSGILLASLVYNLPFAVQPMRAAFEKLDIRLLENSAVLGLSSTATFFRVVLPNSLPGLAAAAMLVFAHSLGEFGVILMVGGSIPGTTKVASIAIYEAVEAMRYQDALFMSLAIIPVSFLALLAINRINGRR, encoded by the coding sequence ATGGATTTTTCTCCGCTCGTTCTGTCTGTCAAACTGGCTCTTGCAACAACTCTGTTAATTCCGATTGTTGCAGCGCCAACGGCATACATACTGGCGTTCTGCCGATTTCGTGGAAAAAGTTTGATTGATGCGATTGTCTCTCTCCCCATGGTTCTCCCTCCAACGGTTCTGGGCTTCGGGCTCCTCATTTTGATGGGCCCGCATGGACCGCTGGGGAAACTTTGGAAAGATGCCACGGACGAACGTATGGTTTTTAGTTTTTCAGGAATTTTACTCGCCTCACTTGTTTATAATCTGCCCTTTGCGGTTCAGCCAATGCGCGCCGCCTTTGAAAAACTGGATATCAGGTTGCTGGAAAACTCGGCAGTGCTGGGACTTTCCTCCACAGCTACCTTCTTCCGGGTGGTTCTGCCGAACAGTTTACCGGGACTTGCGGCGGCGGCAATGCTTGTCTTCGCACACAGTCTTGGAGAATTCGGGGTAATCCTCATGGTAGGCGGAAGTATTCCCGGCACTACAAAAGTGGCATCCATTGCAATTTATGAGGCGGTGGAGGCCATGCGATATCAGGACGCATTATTCATGTCGCTGGCAATAATTCCAGTTAGTTTTCTGGCTCTGCTTGCCATTAACCGCATCAACGGAAGGCGCTGA
- the modA gene encoding molybdate ABC transporter substrate-binding protein has protein sequence MRINQLFLILLLVLCVPAAAQAKIVIASGAGYRSLVDDLTASYTKDTGNQVERIYGNMSRVTAQASVSGAVDMVIGDLGFLEKAQLDFKTTDKIGNGKLVVIFPKGSAFNGEADLLASKVTRIALPDTKRAIYGKAALQYMRSKGIYDKIESKLLIVATVPQAASYVIAGEVDYALINLTHARKISKSIGGFSLIDENTYSPISIVIGQLKSSTNKKECDTFLKFLKTDKAQKITASHGM, from the coding sequence ATGCGTATCAATCAATTATTTCTGATCCTTTTATTAGTCCTATGCGTTCCTGCGGCAGCGCAGGCAAAAATAGTGATAGCATCCGGTGCGGGCTACCGTTCGCTCGTTGACGATCTTACCGCCTCCTATACAAAAGACACCGGCAATCAAGTGGAGCGCATCTACGGCAATATGTCCCGCGTCACAGCTCAAGCCAGTGTCAGCGGCGCTGTCGATATGGTTATAGGTGATTTAGGTTTTCTTGAAAAAGCCCAACTGGATTTCAAAACCACAGATAAAATTGGAAACGGCAAACTTGTCGTAATCTTCCCTAAAGGTTCAGCTTTTAATGGTGAAGCAGATCTGCTTGCATCTAAAGTCACCCGCATAGCTCTTCCTGATACAAAACGGGCAATATACGGAAAAGCAGCTTTGCAATATATGCGCAGCAAAGGAATATATGACAAAATTGAATCCAAACTCCTTATCGTTGCCACCGTTCCTCAGGCCGCATCATACGTTATTGCCGGAGAAGTTGATTACGCCCTGATAAATCTTACCCATGCCCGCAAGATTTCGAAATCAATAGGTGGATTCTCCCTCATTGATGAAAACACTTACTCTCCTATCAGTATTGTCATCGGCCAACTGAAAAGCTCTACAAACAAGAAAGAATGTGACACCTTCTTGAAATTTCTAAAGACTGATAAAGCACAGAAAATTACTGCCAGCCATGGCATGTAG
- the modA gene encoding molybdate ABC transporter substrate-binding protein, with amino-acid sequence MKRILTLVLTVLLALPVAANAADLLIAQAANFTPAMQEIIPAFKKATGFEVQATYTSTGKLYAQITNGAPFDVFLAADEKRPKKLYAAGLSEKPFVYAKGKVVFWSLKKEIGSTPWHKAVINPDLHKIAIANIETAPYGTAAMKALQKVKLWEKVKPELVYAQSIAQAFQYAATGAADAGFCAYSSVFTTEGRKGTFTVVNEAPPVIQAACILNSSEHKDIAQKFVKFLASPEVKTIKNKYGYE; translated from the coding sequence ATGAAACGCATTCTTACTCTGGTTCTTACAGTACTTCTGGCACTGCCTGTCGCAGCGAATGCAGCAGACTTGCTGATCGCACAGGCTGCCAACTTTACCCCTGCAATGCAGGAAATTATCCCCGCCTTTAAAAAGGCTACAGGATTTGAAGTTCAGGCAACTTATACATCAACAGGAAAACTTTATGCACAGATTACTAACGGCGCTCCTTTCGATGTTTTCCTTGCAGCAGATGAAAAACGCCCGAAAAAACTTTATGCTGCCGGCCTCTCCGAAAAACCATTTGTCTACGCAAAAGGTAAAGTAGTTTTCTGGTCGCTTAAAAAAGAAATAGGTTCAACACCTTGGCATAAAGCAGTGATAAATCCCGATCTGCATAAGATTGCCATCGCAAACATTGAAACAGCTCCTTACGGAACCGCTGCTATGAAAGCGCTCCAAAAAGTAAAGCTCTGGGAAAAAGTAAAACCAGAACTCGTATACGCGCAATCAATTGCCCAAGCCTTTCAATATGCGGCAACAGGCGCTGCGGATGCCGGATTTTGTGCCTACTCATCAGTCTTCACAACAGAAGGACGCAAAGGAACCTTCACGGTTGTAAACGAAGCTCCTCCAGTAATTCAAGCAGCCTGTATTCTTAACTCTTCCGAGCATAAAGACATCGCTCAGAAATTCGTCAAATTCCTTGCAAGTCCCGAAGTTAAAACTATCAAAAACAAATACGGATACGAATAA
- a CDS encoding TOBE domain-containing protein: MKSGKLAPFKFFDVPENIKHLDTRMLDYLESGYRLWRDEAGRADRLRSRTRVFCLFLTLRHTGAKLGEILKMDESKSFNFGRATVLLGVGKNKREVPLPQNVCRELKALIEGPMGMGLEGHIFHLDPGYVRRIFYDRAEACNIPRELGSPSVLRRSRAVELLRNGVPLGVMRKVLGQSSADLSAVYQDWPEGDVQNIVRRMALEESSLKTSARNTFIGHVTQIRRDGILADVEFETAEGSCISSVITLESLYKLDLEVGVPVSATIKAPLVAVRPLSEGQNSSARNCISATVTEIKKTEILAEVSGETESGTRLCALVESWSIEEEGIKKGNKVEFSFKALSIVLHVV, encoded by the coding sequence GTGAAATCAGGCAAACTGGCTCCGTTTAAATTCTTTGATGTGCCCGAAAATATAAAACATCTTGATACCCGGATGCTTGATTATTTAGAATCCGGTTATCGTTTATGGCGGGATGAGGCCGGTAGGGCTGATCGGTTACGGTCACGGACACGAGTCTTTTGTCTGTTTTTGACTTTGCGTCATACCGGAGCAAAACTTGGTGAAATCCTGAAAATGGATGAAAGCAAAAGTTTTAATTTCGGGCGTGCGACTGTCTTACTGGGAGTGGGGAAAAACAAACGCGAGGTTCCTCTTCCGCAGAACGTCTGCCGCGAGCTCAAAGCTCTCATAGAAGGACCCATGGGTATGGGGCTTGAGGGGCATATTTTTCACCTTGATCCGGGTTATGTGCGGCGTATTTTTTATGACAGGGCCGAGGCTTGTAATATTCCCCGTGAACTGGGTTCTCCAAGCGTGCTTCGCCGCTCGCGTGCTGTGGAATTGCTCAGAAACGGGGTGCCGCTCGGGGTGATGCGTAAAGTACTGGGGCAGTCTTCTGCAGATCTGTCAGCGGTTTATCAGGATTGGCCTGAAGGGGATGTGCAAAATATTGTCCGGCGTATGGCACTTGAAGAGTCTTCATTAAAAACTAGCGCGCGTAATACCTTTATAGGCCATGTCACGCAGATCCGGCGTGATGGAATTCTTGCTGATGTGGAGTTTGAGACAGCCGAAGGTAGCTGTATCAGTTCTGTTATTACTCTTGAGAGTTTGTATAAACTTGATCTTGAAGTGGGTGTTCCTGTTTCCGCAACAATTAAAGCACCGCTTGTGGCGGTACGTCCGCTATCGGAAGGTCAAAACTCAAGCGCTAGAAACTGCATTAGTGCGACAGTTACAGAAATAAAAAAGACTGAAATACTTGCCGAAGTTTCCGGTGAAACAGAATCCGGTACAAGATTATGTGCGCTTGTCGAGTCATGGAGCATTGAAGAAGAGGGAATAAAGAAGGGGAATAAGGTGGAATTTAGTTTTAAAGCTTTGTCCATTGTTTTACATGTAGTTTAG
- a CDS encoding molybdopterin-binding protein codes for MMKTVPVEDSIGNVLCHDMTRIVPGEFKGPAFKKGHIIRQEDIPVLLEIGKEHVYILTLEEGQLHENDAARRIAKAAAGPGITLSDISEGRINMKASPGLLSVNVEALERINSIEEVVIATMHNGLQVSTPRDVAGTRVVPLIIDESKIIEVEKICRECGPIISVKPFRHLKVGIITTGSEVYSGRIKDKFGPVIRKKFDALNSEILSQTFVSDDPEMTREAILKSIDDGAQMVVLTGGMSVDPDDQTPSSIRSTGAEIITYGSPTFPGVMFMLAYLNGVPIVGLPGCVMYYRASIFDLVVPRIVAGERPTRKEIAALGHGGFCAGCDTCHYPLCSFGK; via the coding sequence ATGATGAAAACAGTGCCTGTTGAAGATTCCATAGGAAACGTACTTTGCCATGATATGACCCGCATTGTTCCGGGAGAATTCAAAGGACCCGCGTTCAAAAAAGGGCATATAATCCGGCAGGAAGACATTCCCGTATTGCTCGAAATAGGCAAAGAACATGTCTATATTCTTACACTTGAAGAAGGTCAGCTGCATGAAAATGATGCAGCAAGACGCATTGCAAAAGCTGCAGCAGGACCGGGTATCACTCTTTCCGATATAAGCGAAGGCCGCATTAATATGAAGGCTTCACCGGGCTTGCTTTCTGTTAATGTTGAAGCTCTTGAACGCATTAACTCTATTGAAGAAGTCGTGATTGCAACCATGCATAACGGGCTTCAAGTTTCCACACCGCGCGACGTTGCCGGGACACGCGTTGTTCCGTTGATCATCGATGAAAGTAAAATTATCGAAGTGGAAAAAATCTGTAGAGAATGCGGACCCATTATCAGTGTTAAACCTTTTAGACACCTCAAAGTCGGCATTATCACCACCGGCAGCGAAGTATACAGCGGACGCATAAAAGATAAATTCGGCCCTGTTATCCGCAAAAAATTTGATGCTCTTAATTCTGAAATACTTTCTCAGACTTTTGTCAGTGACGATCCGGAAATGACCCGTGAAGCCATCCTGAAATCCATTGATGACGGCGCACAAATGGTCGTGCTGACAGGCGGAATGAGCGTCGACCCCGACGATCAAACTCCTTCAAGTATCCGCTCAACCGGAGCTGAAATAATCACATACGGTTCTCCAACTTTTCCCGGTGTCATGTTCATGCTGGCATACCTGAACGGTGTCCCTATTGTCGGGCTGCCCGGTTGCGTGATGTACTACCGGGCCAGCATTTTCGATCTTGTCGTGCCGCGAATTGTCGCTGGCGAACGTCCTACACGAAAGGAAATTGCAGCTCTCGGGCACGGCGGATTCTGCGCCGGATGTGACACTTGCCACTACCCGCTTTGCTCCTTTGGTAAATAG
- a CDS encoding DUF364 domain-containing protein, with translation MNESILKTVQEKAREIWEKEGILDEHITITARTLSTEEAIGNPEGDDFPLLRGKEKLMEAEFRGSKGQAFTDRFGDFNSSLREVSEMNLENNFRRAIFVASLNAVQSNLGLTDHAIHCKDEGPALCAPKFADHVMDKYGKIRITQIGFQPAMIKSFADKFELRVIDLDPDNIGSKKCGITIEGPDETAAAIESAELLIVTGSTIVNETLTDFLVDNKPTIFFGTTVAAAADLMGWTRFCAESK, from the coding sequence ATGAATGAATCTATTCTGAAAACCGTACAGGAAAAAGCTCGCGAAATATGGGAAAAAGAAGGAATTCTAGATGAACACATCACCATAACAGCCAGAACTCTCAGTACAGAAGAAGCTATCGGTAACCCCGAAGGTGATGACTTTCCTTTGCTGCGCGGAAAAGAAAAACTGATGGAAGCTGAATTTCGAGGATCAAAAGGTCAGGCATTTACCGATCGTTTCGGCGATTTCAATTCTTCACTTCGCGAAGTTTCCGAAATGAATCTCGAAAACAATTTTCGCCGCGCAATTTTCGTAGCATCCCTTAATGCAGTCCAATCCAATCTAGGGCTGACAGATCACGCCATCCACTGTAAAGACGAAGGCCCGGCGCTTTGCGCTCCCAAATTTGCTGATCATGTTATGGATAAATATGGTAAAATACGTATCACACAAATAGGATTCCAGCCTGCCATGATTAAATCCTTTGCCGACAAATTCGAGCTGAGAGTGATTGATCTGGATCCGGACAACATAGGCAGTAAAAAATGCGGAATAACAATTGAAGGGCCGGATGAAACAGCTGCGGCTATCGAATCTGCAGAACTGCTGATAGTGACAGGCTCAACCATAGTAAACGAAACTCTCACTGACTTTTTAGTGGATAACAAACCGACAATTTTCTTTGGAACCACTGTAGCCGCTGCGGCCGACCTTATGGGTTGGACTCGTTTTTGCGCAGAAAGTAAATAA
- a CDS encoding molybdenum ABC transporter permease, translating into MDFTAIISDSATLNPLILSGKVLAASGFLQLLLGIPLACWLARSRSTLSNIMDTVVTLPLVFPPVAMGFGLLLLLGREGPMGALLGESIIFSFPGLVVAAFVAGLPLAVKPIQAALKSAEAARLSEVAAVLGKSETTIFLCVLLPYAKRSIAAGMLLALGRSLGEVGMTLMLGGNIIGRTNTLSLEIYNAVFNGEFERAIMLSLMIGTASIAMFVVLKKVSDT; encoded by the coding sequence ATGGATTTCACGGCAATCATTTCTGACAGCGCAACTTTAAACCCGCTCATTCTTTCGGGTAAAGTTCTAGCTGCCTCAGGGTTCCTTCAATTATTGCTGGGAATTCCACTGGCGTGCTGGCTTGCCCGTTCGCGAAGCACTCTCAGTAATATAATGGATACAGTCGTTACGCTGCCCCTTGTATTTCCTCCAGTAGCCATGGGATTCGGGCTTCTTCTTTTGCTTGGCAGAGAAGGACCGATGGGCGCCCTGCTTGGTGAAAGTATTATTTTCAGCTTTCCCGGTCTAGTAGTCGCGGCTTTCGTTGCCGGACTACCGCTGGCGGTCAAACCGATTCAAGCGGCACTTAAATCTGCAGAAGCCGCAAGGCTTAGCGAAGTGGCGGCTGTATTGGGAAAATCTGAAACAACGATCTTTTTATGCGTGCTTTTACCTTATGCAAAGCGCAGTATTGCCGCAGGGATGTTGCTGGCCTTAGGAAGATCTCTCGGTGAAGTCGGGATGACTTTAATGCTTGGCGGAAATATTATAGGTAGAACAAATACTCTTTCACTCGAAATATACAACGCAGTTTTTAACGGAGAATTTGAAAGAGCCATAATGCTTTCACTGATGATAGGAACTGCTTCAATTGCAATGTTTGTCGTGCTGAAAAAAGTATCCGATACATAA